A stretch of Fundicoccus culcitae DNA encodes these proteins:
- a CDS encoding ABC transporter permease subunit: protein MTVFNKEIRQLYKGILGITLLLSLFILTIVLIYPQFAQESAGLIDLFRNVSFFTDVLNIDLSLITSLAGYYGMEFEVLVGLLGSIFLAFIAGNLIVKEEKDHTAEFLYTLPHNRLSILVQKLLAFISLSLMMHLIILAVAYLTIKLSSQEMSGSDLINLQLATFLCHLVVGFLSLGMTELIPGLISNLGPMVVIFLYLMNILDNMVQNVPLIRWLTPFSFTSSADIIQNHTIDWSLVLSNFSLALVFLLLAAWRFNRRDIQT from the coding sequence ATGACCGTCTTCAATAAAGAAATTCGCCAACTGTATAAAGGAATCTTAGGTATTACGCTACTCTTGTCTTTGTTTATCTTAACTATTGTGCTTATCTATCCACAATTTGCCCAAGAATCGGCTGGGCTGATTGACTTGTTTCGGAATGTTTCTTTTTTTACTGATGTGTTGAACATTGATTTATCTCTGATTACGAGCCTAGCAGGCTACTATGGCATGGAATTTGAGGTGCTTGTTGGCTTATTAGGCAGTATCTTTTTGGCGTTTATCGCTGGCAATCTCATTGTCAAAGAGGAAAAGGATCACACGGCGGAGTTTCTTTATACCTTGCCACATAATAGATTATCTATTCTCGTACAGAAATTGCTTGCTTTTATATCGCTTAGCTTAATGATGCATTTGATTATTCTAGCTGTTGCCTATCTTACAATCAAGTTGTCCAGTCAAGAAATGAGTGGGTCAGACCTCATCAATCTTCAACTAGCTACATTCTTATGTCACCTAGTTGTTGGATTCTTATCTTTGGGGATGACTGAATTAATACCCGGACTAATAAGTAATCTTGGTCCGATGGTTGTTATTTTCCTTTATCTCATGAATATTTTGGATAATATGGTTCAGAATGTTCCGCTAATACGGTGGTTGACGCCTTTTTCTTTCACATCATCAGCGGATATTATCCAAAACCATACGATTGACTGGTCTTTGGTTCTTTCCAACTTCAGTTTGGCACTCGTCTTCCTTCTGCTAGCTGCCTGGCGGTTCAATCGAAGAGATATTCAGACTTGA
- a CDS encoding ABC transporter ATP-binding protein → MSLVIEVHNLSKKFGRFQALESLSFQVEAGDFYGFIGPNGAGKSTTIRILLGLINPSSGSVKVFGQAVKVNQNDLLQRMGYVSSEVAYYHGMTALETIEMAAKVHGHVDPKEIDRLCKLFDVQKEKQVQDLSFGNRRKISIVTALQHQPDLIILDEPTSGLDPLIQKNFWDEIVSRNEAGATIFISSHNLAEVQKYCRNAAIIRNGQLIEAGSMTELVHNTAKRVTIHGIDQLPPIEGDVKDLIIYENSVSFLYQGSMQAFIEAIHLYRDQIVDLEIANPELEEVFLHYYHLEGGMTDDRLQ, encoded by the coding sequence GTGAGTCTAGTTATTGAAGTACACAATTTATCCAAAAAATTCGGACGATTCCAAGCCTTGGAGTCACTCTCATTCCAAGTTGAAGCAGGTGATTTTTATGGCTTTATTGGACCTAATGGGGCAGGTAAATCAACCACAATTCGTATTCTTCTAGGTTTGATTAACCCTAGCTCAGGTTCGGTGAAGGTGTTCGGCCAAGCTGTCAAAGTGAATCAGAACGACTTACTTCAACGCATGGGTTATGTTTCCTCCGAAGTTGCTTACTATCATGGTATGACAGCACTAGAGACCATTGAGATGGCTGCGAAAGTACATGGTCACGTTGATCCAAAGGAGATTGACCGACTTTGCAAGCTGTTCGATGTTCAAAAAGAAAAGCAAGTCCAAGACTTGTCTTTTGGTAATCGGCGGAAGATTTCCATTGTCACAGCGCTTCAACACCAACCTGATCTCATAATCTTAGACGAGCCGACTTCGGGTCTTGACCCCTTAATTCAGAAGAACTTCTGGGATGAGATTGTCTCAAGGAATGAAGCGGGTGCCACCATCTTTATCTCCTCACATAATCTTGCTGAAGTTCAAAAATATTGTCGTAATGCTGCTATTATTCGTAATGGTCAGTTAATTGAAGCAGGAAGTATGACAGAGCTAGTTCATAACACAGCTAAAAGAGTGACCATTCATGGAATTGACCAGTTACCTCCGATTGAAGGGGATGTTAAAGACCTTATTATCTACGAGAATTCGGTCTCCTTCTTATATCAAGGTTCTATGCAGGCTTTCATTGAAGCCATTCATCTTTATCGTGACCAAATTGTAGACCTTGAGATAGCCAATCCCGAATTAGAAGAGGTTTTCCTACATTATTATCATCTTGAAGGAGGGATGACCGATGACCGTCTTCAATAA
- a CDS encoding HdeD family acid-resistance protein encodes MKESRRNWSYIIIGLLFIFSGFALLFFPMTFYQSVSRLVAFIIGATGVTRTFQSLVIADKSKSNRDRFLLMISGIAQIIFALWIAQYTETTYRWLLHLIGYYQLIMGIVSLISYILLVRNQEKRRFHRLAYGVVHLIFAVFSFTATKDSRSVTLILGVYAIFIGFTYVNDGRGVFIQPDTENKLKRKVRFPLPIIFNALLPTRVLNRINQYIAGELDIDVELEQHSMVQNIDNQQTYDVMQILIHAGSNAFDIIGHMNIVYKEKVYSYGNHDIDSRQLFDAIGDGVLVVVDKDAYIDFSIKNGDNLVIEYDVLLNQEQTEALVEKLAEIKSSVMSWRPTTPTQLASYGGELMRAIPSAQFYKFVKGKFKTYFVFGTNCVMLSDEIIGTSGLDLFLLVGILTPGTYYDYLEKEFQKANSIVISRKVHHNRLQAFIEDRTDNKLLN; translated from the coding sequence GTGAAAGAATCAAGGCGAAATTGGTCATATATAATTATTGGGCTCTTATTTATTTTTTCTGGCTTTGCGTTACTCTTTTTTCCTATGACTTTTTATCAATCGGTTAGTCGTCTGGTTGCCTTCATCATCGGTGCTACCGGTGTTACGCGAACCTTTCAATCCCTCGTAATTGCTGATAAATCAAAATCAAATCGTGATCGCTTTTTATTAATGATTTCAGGAATCGCCCAGATTATTTTTGCTTTATGGATAGCTCAATATACGGAAACAACCTATCGTTGGTTGTTGCATTTAATCGGGTATTACCAGTTAATTATGGGAATCGTTAGTCTGATTTCCTATATTTTATTAGTCCGTAATCAAGAAAAACGGCGTTTTCATCGTTTAGCTTACGGCGTTGTCCATCTAATTTTTGCGGTATTTAGTTTTACGGCGACGAAAGATAGCCGGAGTGTGACTTTAATTTTAGGGGTATATGCGATATTTATTGGGTTTACTTATGTGAATGATGGTCGAGGGGTGTTCATTCAACCTGATACGGAAAATAAACTCAAGAGGAAGGTTCGCTTCCCTTTACCGATTATTTTTAATGCTTTATTACCAACGCGTGTGCTCAATCGAATTAATCAATATATTGCAGGTGAGTTGGATATTGATGTAGAGTTGGAACAGCATTCAATGGTGCAAAACATTGACAATCAGCAGACGTATGATGTCATGCAAATTCTTATTCATGCAGGCAGCAATGCCTTTGATATTATCGGTCATATGAATATTGTGTATAAAGAAAAAGTATATTCGTATGGGAACCATGATATTGATTCAAGGCAATTATTTGATGCGATTGGTGATGGGGTTTTGGTGGTAGTCGATAAAGATGCCTATATTGATTTTTCGATTAAAAATGGTGATAATCTGGTCATTGAATACGATGTGTTATTGAATCAAGAGCAAACAGAAGCTTTAGTGGAAAAGTTAGCTGAAATTAAAAGCTCAGTCATGTCGTGGCGTCCTACGACGCCAACCCAATTAGCTAGCTATGGGGGAGAATTGATGCGTGCGATTCCGTCAGCGCAATTTTATAAGTTTGTCAAAGGGAAATTCAAAACATATTTTGTTTTTGGTACGAATTGTGTGATGTTGTCAGACGAAATTATTGGGACAAGTGGCCTGGATTTGTTCCTTTTGGTGGGGATTCTTACCCCTGGGACATATTATGATTACCTTGAAAAAGAATTTCAAAAGGCCAATAGTATTGTCATTAGTCGAAAGGTACATCATAATCGACTACAAGCATTTATTGAGGATCGCACGGATAATAAATTATTAAACTAA
- a CDS encoding ABC transporter substrate-binding protein: MFKTFTKALAALTSAAVLFSTLPTGNVAYAQSDRVVRFAMVTEIDSLDPHLSSGTDTGSMLDNMHDGLIDYNEAGEIIPNLAESWEISEDNLTYTFHLVQDATFHNGDPVTANDVVWSYSPLAGLNGEEATSSKWEVVESITAIDDYTVETTLSSVDSGFLARNLMPVMPADYTEQASAPIGAGPFKFVEWNQDQSLVMERNDDYYLEDKVPEIAGVEWVLMQDPATITLALQTGEIDIAGTNIEGKEQLGDSMNYVEGPQNMVVIFGLNHEFEPFSDIRVRQAINYAVNKQELIDVVFQGNAVELGSMFSPAMEYYYQDGLQEVYAYNPERAQELLAEAGQENLTFTMKTPSHAQFYLDTAQVIANQLAQVGVTMEIQPVEWSTWLEEVYTNFDHEATLIGLTGKIDPYDVLIRFREGYNRNFVNYNNADYNAAIDNAVQELDEEANAAYYKEAQTILVDDAASVFLFDPNRITAMQGDLEGLGLFPAQKYNLEDLRIVE, from the coding sequence ATGTTTAAAACTTTTACTAAAGCGCTTGCTGCTTTAACAAGTGCCGCTGTTTTATTTTCTACTTTACCAACTGGAAATGTTGCATATGCTCAATCAGATCGCGTTGTTCGTTTTGCTATGGTAACTGAAATTGATAGTTTAGATCCACATTTATCTTCAGGTACCGATACAGGTTCAATGTTAGATAATATGCACGACGGTTTAATCGATTACAATGAAGCAGGCGAAATTATCCCTAACTTAGCTGAAAGCTGGGAAATTTCTGAAGATAACTTAACCTATACCTTCCACCTTGTACAAGATGCGACTTTCCATAATGGTGACCCCGTAACAGCTAATGATGTTGTTTGGTCATACAGCCCCCTTGCTGGTTTAAACGGCGAAGAAGCAACTAGCTCTAAATGGGAAGTTGTTGAAAGTATTACCGCTATTGATGACTATACGGTAGAAACGACTTTATCATCTGTTGACTCAGGATTTTTAGCTAGAAACTTAATGCCGGTAATGCCTGCCGATTATACTGAACAAGCTTCTGCTCCAATCGGTGCAGGTCCATTTAAATTTGTTGAATGGAATCAAGACCAAAGTTTAGTGATGGAACGTAATGATGATTACTATTTAGAAGATAAAGTACCTGAAATTGCGGGTGTTGAATGGGTATTAATGCAAGATCCAGCTACAATTACGCTCGCTCTACAAACAGGTGAAATTGATATTGCTGGTACAAACATTGAAGGTAAAGAACAATTGGGTGATTCAATGAATTATGTTGAAGGACCACAAAATATGGTTGTCATTTTTGGTTTAAACCATGAATTCGAACCTTTCTCTGATATCCGTGTGCGCCAAGCGATTAATTATGCTGTAAATAAACAAGAATTAATCGATGTTGTATTCCAAGGCAATGCTGTTGAATTAGGTTCGATGTTCTCACCAGCAATGGAATATTACTACCAAGATGGTTTACAAGAAGTTTATGCCTATAATCCTGAACGTGCACAAGAATTACTAGCTGAAGCCGGTCAAGAAAACTTAACCTTTACAATGAAAACACCTAGCCACGCTCAATTCTATCTTGATACTGCCCAAGTAATTGCTAATCAATTAGCTCAAGTGGGTGTGACAATGGAAATTCAACCGGTTGAATGGAGTACATGGTTAGAAGAAGTTTATACAAACTTTGATCATGAAGCAACTCTCATTGGATTAACGGGTAAAATTGATCCCTATGATGTTTTAATTCGCTTCAGAGAAGGTTATAACCGTAACTTTGTCAACTACAATAATGCAGATTACAACGCTGCCATTGATAATGCTGTCCAAGAATTAGACGAAGAAGCAAATGCTGCCTATTACAAAGAAGCTCAAACCATCCTTGTTGATGATGCTGCCTCTGTCTTCTTATTTGACCCAAATCGTATCACTGCGATGCAAGGTGATTTAGAAGGACTTGGTTTATTCCCAGCTCAAAAATATAACTTAGAAGATTTAAGAATTGTGGAATAA
- a CDS encoding ABC transporter permease, whose amino-acid sequence MRRFIYKLFSTLFTLLLVSLIIFLIFNILPGNPAQAILGPDADIQQIRVLEEQLGLNDPLHTRYFNWIGGIFQGDFGTSYRYREPVAQIIADRLPVTLSLTIYSLLLTIIIAIPVGIFISRYEGTVISTIANLISQLGISIPSFWLAFVLILIFAVNLGWLPTFGYKSLSDGIGDHLRSMVLPSVSIAISNIAVIIRYLSNSVADQMNRDYVTTAIVKGADENRVLYRHVLKNASLPVITIFGLMVADTLGGSIIIENVFALPGIGSLLNSSVQTRDFPLIQSLVLFISIIIILANFVVDILYQVIDPRIKTGGK is encoded by the coding sequence ATGCGTCGATTCATTTATAAGTTGTTTTCGACTCTGTTTACCTTACTACTGGTGTCCTTGATTATCTTTTTGATATTTAATATCTTACCCGGTAATCCAGCACAAGCCATTCTAGGTCCAGATGCCGATATTCAACAAATTAGAGTGCTTGAAGAGCAATTGGGTTTAAATGACCCGTTACACACAAGATACTTTAACTGGATTGGTGGTATTTTCCAAGGAGATTTTGGAACCTCTTATCGATACAGAGAGCCGGTTGCGCAGATTATTGCCGACCGGCTCCCTGTTACTTTATCCCTAACAATTTATTCTTTACTATTAACCATCATCATTGCTATACCTGTTGGGATATTTATTTCACGATATGAGGGAACGGTAATTTCGACGATTGCCAATCTGATAAGTCAACTTGGAATTTCAATTCCATCCTTCTGGTTAGCTTTTGTCTTAATTTTAATTTTTGCAGTTAATTTAGGTTGGTTACCTACATTTGGTTACAAATCCTTATCTGATGGCATCGGCGATCACTTACGTTCGATGGTATTACCATCGGTATCCATTGCCATATCAAATATCGCCGTCATCATTCGTTATTTATCCAATTCCGTTGCTGACCAGATGAATCGCGATTATGTGACGACTGCCATCGTCAAAGGGGCTGATGAAAATCGTGTGCTGTATCGACATGTCTTAAAAAATGCCTCTCTACCAGTCATTACAATTTTTGGGTTGATGGTAGCTGATACTTTAGGAGGAAGCATTATTATTGAAAATGTTTTTGCCTTACCAGGTATTGGCTCATTGCTTAACTCCTCAGTGCAAACGCGCGATTTTCCACTGATTCAATCGTTAGTTTTATTTATTTCAATTATTATTATTCTAGCGAATTTCGTCGTGGACATACTTTATCAAGTCATTGATCCTCGTATTAAGACAGGAGGTAAGTAG
- a CDS encoding ABC transporter permease → MKRQRRNYNLIIGGIIVGLLLITMIISFFYTPYDPNAMITADRFQPPSSQYWFGTDNFGRDIFSRLMQATQTVFQVGISAVSIGLIGGLIIGSLAGYCGGWIDEILMRLMDAILAIPGILFAIMLVSIFEPSLFNTILALGVPRIPSFARIIRGGFLQVKELDFVKSSKIKGASHWHIIRHHILPNITTQIIVMTSLSFSTVVLSEAGLSYLGLGVQPPDPSWGRMLSEAKPYLIQAPWYIMSVGICITILVFGFNLLGDGVRKMQDKRSD, encoded by the coding sequence ATGAAGCGTCAACGACGTAATTATAATTTGATAATTGGTGGGATTATCGTAGGCTTGCTTTTAATAACCATGATTATTAGTTTCTTTTACACCCCCTATGATCCAAATGCGATGATTACAGCCGATCGTTTTCAACCTCCTTCATCACAATATTGGTTTGGAACAGATAATTTCGGCCGTGATATTTTTTCACGCTTAATGCAAGCGACACAAACGGTCTTTCAAGTAGGAATTAGTGCCGTATCAATCGGACTTATTGGTGGTTTAATCATTGGGAGTCTTGCTGGCTATTGTGGAGGCTGGATTGACGAAATTTTAATGCGCTTGATGGATGCTATATTGGCTATTCCAGGTATTCTATTTGCTATTATGCTGGTTTCAATTTTTGAACCAAGCCTGTTTAACACAATCTTAGCCTTAGGTGTCCCTCGGATACCGAGTTTTGCTCGGATTATCCGTGGTGGCTTTTTACAAGTGAAAGAGCTCGATTTTGTAAAATCAAGTAAAATTAAGGGTGCCAGTCATTGGCATATTATTCGTCATCATATTTTGCCAAATATTACGACTCAAATTATTGTTATGACCTCTTTATCTTTTTCAACCGTTGTTTTATCTGAAGCGGGCTTAAGTTATTTAGGGCTTGGTGTACAGCCACCGGATCCATCATGGGGCCGCATGTTAAGCGAAGCTAAACCTTACTTAATCCAAGCACCTTGGTATATTATGTCCGTTGGTATTTGTATCACCATTTTAGTCTTTGGCTTTAATCTACTGGGCGATGGTGTTAGAAAAATGCAAGACAAAAGGAGTGATTAA
- a CDS encoding ABC transporter ATP-binding protein — protein MEAVLNIEDLNVDFLIQGHEYPAVEHLSLYVNKNETIGIVGESGSGKSLTAKTILGILPRNAISHYQALEYKGQAIDFDNQTSMQNLRGNEISMIFQDPLSSLNPLLKVGKQVEEVLAIHKDYHSEQRRKMVFDLFEQVGFNDPEKIYHSYPHELSGGMRQRVVICMAIIANPGLIIADEPTTALDTTIQKQILDILHHLTKQKGNALMLISHDWGVIANMTDRVYVMYAGRVVETGPTKEVIENPQHAYTQGLLNAIPSLLNKGKKLYSIPFRVPSINEREKGQWPYIKLTQENKDEVEAMFPEVRSWSV, from the coding sequence ATGGAAGCTGTGTTAAATATTGAAGATTTGAATGTTGATTTTTTAATACAAGGCCATGAATATCCTGCTGTTGAGCATCTATCCCTCTATGTTAATAAAAATGAAACAATTGGTATTGTGGGTGAATCAGGTAGCGGAAAGAGTTTAACCGCTAAAACTATTTTAGGTATTTTACCTCGAAATGCTATCAGTCACTATCAAGCCCTAGAATATAAAGGCCAAGCGATTGATTTTGATAATCAAACTAGTATGCAAAACCTTAGAGGCAATGAGATATCAATGATTTTTCAAGATCCCTTATCCTCTTTAAACCCTCTTTTAAAAGTTGGCAAACAAGTAGAAGAAGTTTTAGCCATCCATAAAGATTATCATAGTGAGCAACGCCGCAAAATGGTTTTTGATTTATTTGAACAAGTCGGTTTTAATGACCCCGAAAAGATTTATCATTCCTATCCCCACGAATTATCAGGTGGTATGCGGCAACGGGTCGTTATCTGCATGGCTATTATCGCTAACCCAGGCTTAATCATAGCGGATGAACCAACGACAGCTCTAGATACAACGATTCAAAAGCAAATTCTGGATATTTTACATCACCTAACGAAACAAAAAGGGAATGCACTTATGCTCATTTCGCATGACTGGGGGGTTATTGCTAATATGACCGATAGGGTTTATGTGATGTATGCGGGACGCGTTGTTGAAACAGGACCTACAAAAGAAGTCATTGAAAACCCCCAACACGCTTATACCCAAGGACTGTTAAACGCTATTCCAAGTTTGTTAAATAAAGGAAAGAAACTCTATAGTATCCCCTTTCGTGTGCCTTCCATTAATGAACGTGAAAAAGGCCAATGGCCCTATATTAAACTGACCCAAGAAAATAAAGACGAGGTAGAAGCAATGTTTCCTGAAGTAAGGAGTTGGTCTGTATGA
- a CDS encoding ATP-binding cassette domain-containing protein, protein MTVMLEILNLSKTFSQSGALFKSKAVNATKAIDDLSFAILRGESFGLVGESGSGKSTVANSIMGLVNPDEGQILFEGQDLLQMSQNERRTIYQDMQMVFQDPYSTLDPKKTIGWSIMEPLTIHNLGTKEERKERVIQALYDVELDETYYTRYPHELSGGQRQRIAIASTIILKPKFLIIDEGVSSLDVSIQAAILNLLNDLKEKYALTYLFISHDLNVIEYFCDRIAVMHHGKLVEVFNAIDEDKIEHQPYTQKLFDAIPPIYLNK, encoded by the coding sequence ATGACAGTGATGCTAGAAATTCTAAATCTATCTAAAACGTTCAGCCAATCGGGTGCCTTATTTAAATCAAAAGCTGTCAATGCCACAAAGGCTATTGATGACTTGTCCTTTGCCATTTTACGCGGAGAAAGTTTTGGATTAGTTGGTGAATCAGGTTCTGGAAAATCAACCGTCGCAAACTCAATTATGGGATTAGTCAATCCTGATGAAGGGCAAATTCTTTTTGAAGGGCAAGACCTGCTTCAAATGTCTCAAAATGAACGTCGAACAATTTATCAAGATATGCAAATGGTCTTCCAAGACCCTTATAGCACACTTGACCCTAAAAAAACGATTGGTTGGAGTATCATGGAGCCACTAACCATTCACAACCTTGGCACTAAAGAAGAACGTAAGGAACGCGTTATCCAAGCCTTATATGATGTTGAGTTGGATGAAACCTACTATACACGTTATCCCCATGAACTCAGTGGAGGCCAACGTCAACGGATTGCAATTGCTAGTACAATCATTTTAAAACCCAAATTCCTTATCATCGATGAAGGTGTTTCTTCCTTAGATGTGTCGATTCAGGCAGCCATCTTAAATTTGTTAAACGATTTAAAAGAAAAATACGCCTTAACGTATTTATTTATTTCACATGATTTAAATGTTATTGAATATTTTTGTGATCGAATTGCCGTGATGCATCACGGCAAACTGGTTGAAGTCTTCAATGCAATCGACGAAGATAAAATTGAACACCAACCCTACACACAAAAACTATTTGATGCCATCCCACCCATTTATTTGAACAAATAA
- a CDS encoding metallophosphoesterase gives MNLGLISDLHYDTYETITKADFYENIHQLVTELALDYLVIGGDISNNYATTITFVEDLQTIINIPVYFIPGNHDYWEKDIAVKDTQAIYQQFVKHPQCLMESPILLNDHYALVGHTAWYNYSVHADRFTEAELEKGVYGERTWQDKRNTDWGVSDKNLSRQFADLVETDLNRVGDREVVLVTHMVTVPEFTVPMPHESFDYFNAFIATDDFDTIYQQYPIKYSSMGHIHYRGSFTREGITYICNCLGYEKEWRSPNFKEELRNSLYVIDLA, from the coding sequence ATGAATTTAGGTCTTATCTCAGATTTACATTACGATACCTACGAAACCATAACGAAAGCCGACTTTTATGAAAATATTCATCAATTAGTTACCGAATTAGCCCTTGATTATTTGGTTATTGGCGGTGACATCTCGAACAACTATGCAACAACCATCACATTCGTTGAAGACCTCCAAACCATAATAAATATCCCCGTCTATTTTATTCCTGGCAATCATGATTATTGGGAAAAAGACATAGCCGTTAAAGATACGCAGGCGATTTACCAACAATTTGTTAAGCATCCGCAATGTTTGATGGAGTCCCCCATCCTACTAAATGATCACTATGCTTTAGTCGGTCACACTGCATGGTACAATTATTCAGTTCATGCAGATCGATTTACGGAAGCAGAGCTTGAAAAAGGGGTTTATGGTGAAAGAACCTGGCAAGATAAACGGAATACAGATTGGGGCGTTAGCGATAAAAACTTATCCCGTCAGTTTGCTGATTTAGTTGAAACGGATTTAAATCGTGTGGGTGATCGCGAGGTTGTTTTAGTGACACATATGGTGACCGTGCCCGAGTTCACGGTTCCTATGCCGCACGAATCCTTTGATTACTTCAATGCCTTTATCGCGACCGATGATTTTGACACCATTTATCAACAATATCCAATAAAATATAGCTCAATGGGACATATCCACTATCGTGGGTCATTCACTAGGGAAGGCATTACCTATATTTGTAACTGCTTAGGCTACGAAAAAGAATGGCGTTCACCGAATTTTAAAGAGGAACTACGCAATTCCTTATATGTCATTGATTTAGCTTAA
- a CDS encoding deoxynucleoside kinase produces the protein MTIIVIGGMIGAGKTSVAKIIAEALGSEVFYENVDGNHILPLFYTASPEEQAAKRYPFLLQLEFLNSRFSNIKEALINQDNVLDRSIYEDWYFCKVNNDLGNISDTEFHIYEKLLNNMMEELDELPKKAPDLMVYLTGSFETIINRIGKRGREFEQDPKLMHYYHTLWSGYDDWVENSYTASQVLTIDIDQFDVVNHSEDAEKVIQLVKNKLDEMRFAKVVNG, from the coding sequence ATGACAATTATAGTAATTGGTGGCATGATTGGTGCTGGTAAAACGAGTGTTGCAAAAATTATTGCAGAAGCATTAGGTAGTGAGGTGTTTTATGAAAATGTCGATGGAAATCACATTCTTCCACTTTTCTATACTGCTTCACCCGAAGAACAAGCAGCAAAACGGTATCCATTTCTTTTGCAATTAGAATTTTTGAATAGTCGCTTTTCAAACATCAAAGAAGCTTTAATCAATCAAGATAATGTCTTAGATCGCTCAATCTATGAAGATTGGTATTTCTGTAAAGTTAATAATGACTTAGGCAATATCTCGGATACGGAATTTCATATTTATGAGAAATTACTTAATAATATGATGGAAGAATTGGATGAATTACCTAAAAAGGCCCCTGATTTAATGGTATATTTAACAGGTTCGTTTGAAACGATTATAAATCGTATCGGCAAGCGCGGGCGTGAGTTTGAACAAGATCCCAAGTTAATGCATTACTATCATACCCTATGGTCTGGTTATGATGATTGGGTTGAAAATTCATATACAGCTTCACAAGTATTAACTATTGATATTGACCAATTTGATGTGGTCAATCATTCAGAAGATGCCGAGAAAGTAATCCAATTGGTTAAAAATAAGCTAGATGAAATGCGTTTTGCTAAGGTAGTCAATGGCTAA
- a CDS encoding DUF5067 domain-containing protein: MKKPILLFSSFLLLSMATPVFAQNADRIAELEAQIAELQSELDELLETNGSEEAESQEKILGTFEDNGITMVFKEAYLVDDEYANSGKSILFFIEFTNDSGELQEPSSAIIFTIDAKQESEIQVFDLEVAALPRYEEETHKNRYIELKDGATIEIEFAYELELADAPITLQYSLFTDSEGEELLTLDPKELSNLGE, encoded by the coding sequence ATGAAGAAACCTATATTATTGTTTAGTAGTTTCTTATTGCTGAGCATGGCAACCCCTGTTTTTGCTCAAAATGCCGATAGAATCGCCGAACTGGAAGCACAAATTGCCGAGTTACAAAGTGAACTGGATGAACTTTTAGAAACTAATGGATCTGAAGAAGCAGAAAGTCAAGAAAAGATTTTAGGAACATTTGAAGATAATGGGATAACGATGGTGTTTAAAGAAGCTTATTTAGTTGACGATGAATACGCAAATAGTGGTAAATCAATACTGTTTTTTATAGAATTTACAAATGATTCAGGTGAATTGCAAGAACCTTCCAGCGCTATTATCTTTACAATTGATGCAAAACAAGAATCGGAGATTCAAGTTTTCGATTTAGAAGTAGCCGCTTTACCCCGCTACGAAGAAGAAACACATAAAAATAGGTACATCGAATTGAAAGATGGCGCAACGATTGAGATTGAATTTGCCTATGAATTGGAATTAGCCGATGCCCCCATAACGTTACAATACTCTCTCTTTACTGATTCTGAAGGAGAAGAACTATTGACGCTTGATCCAAAAGAGCTTAGTAATTTAGGTGAATAA